The region AGGTTCTGAGTTTTCTTCTCCATAGGCTTTTTACGCCCATGGAGATCAAATCAATACTACTCATCTAATGCCATACCTTCCTTTTTCTTTTTCCTCTTCTTATAGAAGAAAAATCCTCCTACCGAAAGGGCTATGATAACTGTAATCCAGAAACCTTTCTTTTTAAACAAACTTGTTTTTTCTGGAGGCATTTCTTCTAAGGAATCTTCCATAGGAGGAGCTTCTATTACATTCATAGAGAAGTCCTTCACTATTTCTACATGTTCTCCAGAGGTATCGTCATAGGAAAAGATGATCTTGCCTTTTAATTCTCCCATATCATTAGGGATTATTGTTCCCTCAAAATTTTCACTTGAACCTGATTCGAAATTTCCTACAAAATAATTTCCATTTTCAGTTTGGAAATTTCCTTCTATTCTAACCATAGTATTGTATAGAGTGACTTTACCAGTGTTGTAGAATTCCACAAACATTGGAGTTGGTTCACCAATAAATACTTCTGGAGGAATGCTTATTTCTCCAACATCTAGTTTAGACTGTTGTACTACTGGTACGCCGATTAATTCTGTTGCAGTAAATTCTTCTCCATCAGCATTTTCATATTCAAAATTAGCTGTTATGGTATAGGATTTTGGTTTTGCATCTGGAACGGTGAACATTGTTATAGATTTTGCTACTCTTCCCTTTGGTGGTATAGAGTCAATAAAGAAGGTATTACTGCTTCCTACTGGAGTAAATACATTTCCACTTTGCTCGGTTTTTTCATCTACAACTAGAGAAATTTTTATATTTTTAACTGCCTTTTTGCTATTTGTATTGAAAAATGATAGATTCATGGTGAAGTTTTCACCAGCTTTTGCAAGAGTAGGTTCAAAGCTATATTTATCTATTATTAGCTTTGGCTTTCCTTTAGCATTACCTTCTCCTTTCTTTTCCACATATACTCCTAAGTATTGGGTTACTATATATTTATCTTCGCCTGTACTTAATTCATCAGTGTATTCAATTGTTATATTGATAGGATAATTTTTGCTAGTTGCTTCATCAGTTGGAGATAGTACATATGTCAAATTTGCACTTTCTCCAAGGGCTAATTTATTTATTTTTTTTGTAGTTGCAGTTTTGGGTATTACTGCTGGGTCTGGACTTTCTACTACAACTTTCACATTATTTGCATCTATTTCTCCTACATTTTTCACGTCAAAGCCTATGGTGAAATTTGTTCCAGGCCTTACTGTACCTTCTGGATAGCTTATGTTTTCGATTAATATGTTTGAGTTTTTTCCTGACTTTTCGTCTATGTTTATGAAGAACTTTTGGCTATCTTCATATTCTTTGTTTTGGCTATCTTTGTAGGATATCTTAAGATCAAGACCGTGTCCGCCTCTAGGAATTTTTTTAGAAGCTTTTAAGTCAAATTTGATGTATCCAACTCCACTTCCTGATAGTTTTGGCTGATATTTAATGTTTGAACCAGTTGCCATCACGAAACCTTCATTAGATAGTCCATCAAGTGTAAACTTAATATCCTTTGCATCAATAGAGCCTTTGTTTTCAATGTTTAATCCTACAGTTACTTCATCTCCAGGATTAATGCTCTCAGGAGATATATCTACTTTGCTTATTACTATTCTTGGTGGTACATTTTTGTTAATGACTCTAACGTATATGATTTCGCTTGAAGAGCCTGGATTGTCCCAACCGTTAGTATAAGTATAGTTAAGCTTTATAGGATAATTTTTTTCAGTTGCTCCTGGCGCTATAGCAAGTTTTAGGTTAATACTTCTAGAACCTTTTCCATCTATTTTGTCAATAGTTTGTGTAAAGCTTAAGTCATTGAAAGTAAATGGATTATCTTCTGCTATAAATTCTGGAGTAATAACTACATTTCTAGCTGAATATGAACTTTTGTTTCTAATTGTAAGAGGAATGGTGATGGTACTTCCTGCATGACCTTGCGGTATAGAACTATTTTCTACATTTAATAAAGGCATGAGTTTTGTAGTATCAATTTTATCATCATCTCTATCAGCATTAGAAATATTAGGTAAAAAACTAACTACTAAAACAATTATAAGAAATAAATTCAAAAACTTTTTCATACTTGGGATTCCCCCTTAATAATATTTTCAGTAATTTTTTCAATGTTACCATCTCTAATATAGACAACTCTGTTGGCATAATCTGATATTTCCGTATCGTGGGTGACTATAATTAGAGTTTGATTATGTTCTTTTGCCATGGAAGTCATCAAATCCATTACTTCGAAAGTGGTCTTTGTATCTAAGTTTCCTGTAGGCTCATCAGCAAAGACTATCTTTGGATTTCCTACAAAGGCCCTAGCTATACTAACTCTCTGCTGTTGACCACCACTCATCTCAGAAGGTTTGTGATTTAGCCTACTACCTAGTCCAACGTTTTCTAACATCTTTTTTGCTCGCTTGTCCCTAACTTGTCTAGGTATTCCTCTGAAGGTAAGAGGAAGACTTACATTTTCCATGGCTGATAGGGTTGAAATCAAGTTGTAGGATTGAAATATAAAACCTATATACATTTGCCTAAATTTAGCTAGTTGTTTTTCGTTCATCTTTTCTATATGATTTTTGTCAATTATTATTTCTCCTTTTGTAGGCTTTTCTAGCCCAGCAACCATGTTCAAAAGGGTACTCTTACCAGAACCAGAAGTTCCTAAAAGACAGATGCATTCTTTTTCATCAATAGAAAGACTTATATTGTCTAATGCTACTATTTTTTCATCCCCCATCTTATATACTTTTCTTACATTATTTAAAACAATTAATCCACCCAAAAATTCACCCCCTACAGATAAGTATATAACAAAATTTTACCATAGTGTTAGAAATAAATAACTACAAAATGGTTACAATTTATCTTACCTTTGTTAAATAACAAACAATATCTATAGCCAAGAAATAATCCTTATGATATAATATTAATTGTTGAAATGCGATTATTAAAAAAATAGGAGGTAATACATATGGAAAAAGCTATGATTAGAGTAAGAATGAGTGCAGGGGATGCACATTACGGTGGAAATCTTGTTGACGGTGCTAAGATGTTACAATTATTCGGAGATGTTGCTACAGAATTACTTATTCAACATGATGGAGACGAAGGTCTATTTGTTGGATATGAAGATGTTCAATTTACAGCTCCAGTATTTGCAGGGGATTATATTGAAGCAGTAGGTGAAATAACTAAAGTTGGAAACAGCTCAAGAAAGATGGTATTTGAAGCAAGAAAGGTTATAGCTCCAAGACCAGATATTAATGATTCAGCTTGTGACATACTAGAAGAGCCAGTTGTAGTATGTAAGGCTGTAGGAACTTGTGTAGTACCAAAAGACAAACAAAGAAAGTAATTATAAAATAAATATTTTGTGAGGTGATATTATGGAAAAGTTAATCATAACAGCAGCTATATGTGGTGCTGAGGTAACAAAGGAAAACAATCCAGCGGTACCTTATACAGTTGAAGAAATAGGTAGAGAAGCAGAAGCTGCTTACAAAGCGGGAGCAAGCATTATCCACCTTCATGTTAGGGAAGATGATGGAACTCCAACACAAGATAGGGAAAGATTTAGAGCTTGTATTGAGGAAATAAGAAAGAGATGTCCTGATGTTATCATCCAACCATCAACAGGTGGAGCAGTAGGAATGACTGATGAAGAAAGACTTCAACCAGTAGAACTACTACCAGAAATGGCAACATTAGACTGTGGAACATTGAATTTTGGTGGAGACGAAATATTTGTTAACACTGAAACAACTATTAAGAATTTTGCAAAAGTTATGAATGAAAAAGGAGTTAAGCCTGAAATAGAAGTATTTGACAAGGGAATGGTTGACTTAGCAGTAAGATATCACAAACAAGGTCATATATTAGCTCCAATGCATTTTGATTTTGTACTTGGTGTACAAATGAATGCAACTGTAAGAGATCTATCTTATATGGTAGAAAGTATACCAGAAGGTTCAACTTGGACAGTAGCTGGAGTTGGTAGACACGAACTACCAATGGCTGTAGCTGCTATCATCATGGGTGGACATGCAAGAGTAGGATTTGAAGACAATGTATATTTAGAAAAAGGTGTATTGGCTAAATCAAATGCAGAATTAGTTGAAAAGGTAGCAAAGATTTCAAGAGAATTAGGCAGAGAAGTAGCAACACCTGCTGAAGCAAGAGAAATCCTTAGCCTAAAACCATTAAAATAAAATAATTAGGATCTAGTTAACTTGTTAACTAGATCTTTTTTTTTCTTTATATAACTTTTTTAAAATTATAGAAGGAATTAATAGTTTTATGGAGAATAAAATAAGTAGAGGAGGTGCTGAAATGGTAATTAATAGCAACAAAACTCTACTTGTTAGATGTAGTTCATGTGGAAAGATAGCAAAATACGATTTAAATTTGTTTAATATTTCCCGGGAAATAAATCATGAATTTAAATGCACCTGTGGCGAAACAAATGCTATTTTAAAAACTGTAGATCATAAAAAATATTATCTTGGAATAAAATGTTTTGCATGTGGCCAAAGACATTTCTATAGATTGAGTGCTAGAGAGCTTTTTTGTGAAGACCATTTGTATAGATGTATAGGGAATCTTAAGTCTTGTTATATAGGGAGTAATGAGGGGGCTAGTTCTCCTTTAAATATAAAAAATATAGGACTAGATGATTTGATTAGTAATGAAGAATATCAGGATAAATTCAATAACCTAGATATTGTTATTGCTTGTTTAAATAAATTGAAGGAATTAGATGAAAAGGGAAAGATATCCTGTGAGTGCGGAAACAAAAACATGACTTTGGAGTTTTTTTCTGATAGAATAGAACTGAAGTGTAGTGATTGTAATAGCGTTCAGATAATTTTTGCGGAAACTAATGAAGATTTAAATGTACTTAAGAGAAAAGAAAAAATACATTTACAATTACATAATATCACATTCATAGATTCACTATTTGAAAAAAATAAAGATATAAAGGGTTAGTAATCTTTTGTGTAAATAGTGGATAAAATGATATAATAGATGTGGAATATTAAAAGGAGGCTTTAAAATGCTAGTTACAGGAAATGAGATTTTACAAGAAGCGCATAAAAATGGTTATGCGGTAGGAGCTTTTAATATTAACAATATGGAGATAATTCAAGCTATTATAGCCGCAGCTGAAGAGACAAAATCACCAGTTATTCTTCAAGCTAGTCAAGGTGGAATTAAATATGCTGGTATAGAGTATATAGCAGCATTAGGCAAGGTAGCAGCTGAAAACGCAAGTGTTCCAGTTGCACTACATCTTGATCATGGTACAGATTTTGAAGAAGTAATCAAATGTATAAGACATGGATTTAGTTCAGTAATGGTAGATGCTTCAAAATTTCCATTGGAAGAAAATATCGCAAAGACAAAATTAATAGTTGATATTGCTCATTCAGTTGGAGTTTCTGTAGAAGCTGAGCTAGGCAAAATCGGAGGAACAGAGGATCATATAGTTGTAACTGAAAGGGAAGCAACATTTACAGACCCAGATGAAGCTGTAAGATTTGTTGAGGAAACTGGAGTTGATTCATTGGCTATTGCTGTTGGAACTGCTCATGGAGTATATAAGGGAGAACCAAAATTAGACTTTGATAGGATAAAAACTATAAAAGAGAAACTAAATATTCCTCTAGTACTACATGGTTCAAGTGGAGTTCCTGAAGAAAGTATTAAAAATGCTGTGTATCTAGGAATCAACAAGGTAAATATTGATACAGATATAAGAGCTGCTTTTGCTCAAGGAGTTAAAGACTTCTTAAAAGAAAATCCAGATAATATTGACCCAAGAAAGATTTTAGGACCAGCTAGACTTAGAATGCAAGAAATTATCATGGATAAGATGCATATATTTGGTTCAGCAGGAAGGGCGTAGGAGGTTAGAAATGAAGCTTTTTATTGATACAGCTAATGTAGAGGAAATAAAAGAGATAAATGAATGGGGAGTAATATGTGGAGTAACTACCAACCCATCTCTTATTGCTAAAGAAGGAAGAGATTTCGAAGAAGTAATAAAGGAAATAACTGATATTGTAGACGGACCAATTAGTGCTGAAGTCATATCTCTTGAAAGTGAAGGTATGATTAAAGAAGCAAGAGAATTAGCCAAAATTCATAAAAATATTGTTATCAAGATTCCAATGACTAGTGAGGGATTGAAGGCAGTAAGTGTGTTATCTAAGGAAAATATTAAGACCAATGTTACATTAGTGTTTTCTCCAAGCCAAGCATTATTAGCTGCTAGGGCAGGAGCAAGCTTTGTAAGTCCTTTTGTTGGAAGAATGGATGATATAGGAAATGAAGGAATGGCTATAATAAAAGATATAGTAGAGATATATAAAAACTATGACATGAAAACAGAGATAATTGCAGCTAGCATTAGACATCCTATGCATGTTCTTGAAGCTGCAAAGGCAGGAGCACATATAGCTACTGTACCTTATAAGATATTTAATCAAATGGTTAGTCATCCGATGACGGATGCAGGTATAGATAAGTTCTTAAAGGATTGGGAAGGATTAGTCCAAAAATAAGGAGTGGTTATATTGGATAGAAATCTAGCTTTAAATTTAGTTAGAGTAACAGAAGCTGCAGCATTGGAAAGTGCCAGATTTTTAGGTAGAGGAGATAAGAATGCCGCTGATCAAGCTGCTGTTGATGGTATGAGAAAGATGTTTGATACTTTAAATATTGATGGAACCGTTGTAATAGGTGAAGGAGAAATGGATGAAGCTCCTATGCTCTACATAGGTGAAAGGATAGGAAAAGCTGTTGAAGGTTGTCCAGAACTTGATATTGCAGTAGATCCACTTGATGGAACAAATTCAGTAGCAAAGGGGCTTTCAAATTCAATTTCAGTAGTGGCAGTAGGTCCTAAGGGCTGTTTGCTTCATGCACCTGATATGTATATGATGAAAATAGCAGTAGGTCCAAAGGCTAAAGGAAAAATAGATATAAATGCTTCAGTGGAAGAAAATCTTATGAATGTAGCAAAGGCACTAAACAAAGATATTTCAGATATAACTGTTACTATATTAGATAGACCTAGACACAAGGAATTAATTGAAAGTGTTAGAAAAGTAGGAGCTAGAATCAAACTTTTTGGAGATGGTGACGTTGCAGCTGCTATAGCTACATGTTTTGAACATTCTGGAGTAGATGTACTAATGGGTATAGGAGGAGCACCAGAAGGAGTGTTGGCAGCAGCAGCTCTTAAATGTATGGAAGGTGAACTTCAAGGAAAACTTACTCCAATGGATGATGAACAAAGAGAAAGATGTAAAGACATGGGTGTTGATGTAGAAAAAGTATTAACCCTTGAAGATTTAGTAAAAGGTGATGAAATACTATTTGCTGCAACAGGTATTTCTGATGGAGAATTATTAAAAGGTGTTGGATTCTATGAAAACAACATGGCTAAGACTTACTCTGTAGTCATGAGAGCAGAAACAGGTACAATTAGATTTGTTGAAGCACTTCACAAGCTAGATAAAAAACCTGAATATGCAAAATAGTTCCTGTGGGATTATCCTACAGGACTTCCCTTTCTTTTTTCTCATCTCGTTATTTTCCAAAACACAAAAACTTATAGATTAAATGTGGAGGTGTAATTTTGGTTAGCCAAAATGATTTAGAAGGTAAGAAGATTACCCAATTGAGAGAAATTGCAAATAAATTAGGGATTAAAAGCCCATACAAATACAAAAAAAATGAACTTATTGATTTAATACTTCAAAACAATGCGTTAAAACAGCAGGAAGCAGAAAGGGAAGCTGATTATGGATATGAAGAAAGAGAAGTAGATATTAAGGATATAAATATGGATGTATTGCCTGATAAGGTTAGCGAAGAAATAGAACAGATGGATAATATAAATCTTGCTGCAGGAATATTAGAAATTCATACAGATGGTTATGGTTTTTTAAGAAGAGAAAATTATCTTTCTGGAGATGAAGATATATATGTTTCCCCTTCTCAAATAAGGAGATTCAGACTAAAAACTGGTGACAAAATAACAGGTATTACAAGACCTCCTAAACAAGGAGAAAAGTACAAAGCTCTTCTATATGTGAAACAAGTAAATGGAGAACATCCTGAAACTTCAGTTAGGAGACCAGATTTTGATTCATTAACTCCAATATATCCTAATAAGAGGATAAAACTAGAGGTAAATTCTAGCGATTTATCTATGAGGATGATAGACTTAATAGCACCTATTGGGAAAGGTCAAAGAGGAATGATAGTTTCTCCACCAAAGGCAGGTAAGACTACTTTGCTTAAGATGATTGCTAATGCTATTGCTATGAATCATCCTGAAATGGAGATAATAGTTCTTTTGATAGATGAAAGACCTGAGGAAGTTACAGATATGCAAAGGAATGTGAAGGGTGATGTAGTTTATTCTACTTTTGATGAACAGCCTAAACACCATACAAAGGTAGCTGAAATTGTTCTTGAAAGAGCTAAGAGACTTGTGGAACATGGGAAGGATGTAGTAATACTTCTTGATAGTATTACAAGACTTGCAAGAGCTTATAACTTGACTATCCCTCCAACAGGTAGGACATTGTCAGGAGGATTAGACCCTGGAGCATTACATAGACCTAAGAGATTTTTTGGTGCTGCTAGAAACTTAGAGGAAGGTGGGAGTCTAACAATACTTGCCACAGCTCTAGTAGATACAGGCAGCCGTATGGACGATGTAATATTTGAAGAATTCAAGGGTACAGGAAATATGGAAATACATTTAGATAGAAAACTATCTGAAAAGAGAATATTCCCAGCTATAGATATCAACAAATCTGGTACTAGAAGAGAGGAACTTATTTTGACACAAAAAGAGTTAGAGACTATATGGACCATAAGAAAAGCCATGGGAAATGCTCCTACTCAAGATGTATTAGAACTTTTAATCGATGACTTGATTCAAACAAAAAATAATGATACATTTATAGATGTAATGAAAAAGAAAATTTATGTATAAAGTTGAAATAATTTTTATTCTATGCTATAATGTACGAGTTGAAATAGTAAATTGGAAAATTCCTATAAACTAGTTATTTAAAGAGAGGTGAGCATCATGAAGAAAGGTATTCATCCAGAATATCACGAAGCTACAGTATACTGTGCTTGTGGAAATACTTTTAAAACAGGTTCAACAAAAGAAGAATTAAAGGTTGAAGTATGTTCAGAATGTCATCCATTCTTTACAGGTCGTCAAAAATTCGCAGAAAAAGGTGGACGTGTAGAAAAGTTCAAGAAGAAATATGGATTGAAATAATTTCTTTAAAAAGACAGGTTAGATGCTTACATCTAGCCTTTATTTTTTATATAATAGTATTTGGAGGGAGACAGGGGACGGTTCTCTGTCTCCTAACTAAAATAGATAGGGGTTGATTATTTGAAAATAAAGGATGTAAATAGAGTTCCGAAGCATATGACCACTATAGGAGGGCAAGCCCTTATTGAAGGGGTTATGATGAAAGGACCTAAAGATATTGCAATAGCAGTTAGAAAGCCAAACAAAGAAATTGAAGTAAAAAAAGAAGCCCTTGATACTCCTAGTACCAAGCACAAATTCCTAAGACTTCCCTTTATAAGAGGAGTAGTAGGACTTGTTGAAGCTATGGTAATAGGTACAAAATCCCTAATGTATTCAGCTGAGTTTATAGAAGAAGAATATGAAAAGTCTAAATTTGAAGAATATGTTGAAAACAAGTATAAGGATAAAAAGAAGGCAGAGAATTTAGAAATGTTTTTTACATTGTTACTGTCATTACTAGTGGTTGTGGTTGTATTCATGATGATTCCAACTTTTTTGACTAATCTATTTAAGAAGGTCGTAGATAGCCCTATACTTTTGAATTTGATTGAAGGACTTATACGAATAATAATATTTTTAATATATGTAACGGCTATTTCTAAGATGGAAGATGTGGCAAGAGTATTTGAGTATCATGGTGCAGAACACAAGACTATCCACTGTTATGAAGCAGAGGAAGAGTTGACTGTAGAAAATGTGAAGAAGTATCCTATTCTTCACCCAAGATG is a window of Anaerosalibacter sp. Marseille-P3206 DNA encoding:
- a CDS encoding COG1361 S-layer family protein, with amino-acid sequence MKKFLNLFLIIVLVVSFLPNISNADRDDDKIDTTKLMPLLNVENSSIPQGHAGSTITIPLTIRNKSSYSARNVVITPEFIAEDNPFTFNDLSFTQTIDKIDGKGSRSINLKLAIAPGATEKNYPIKLNYTYTNGWDNPGSSSEIIYVRVINKNVPPRIVISKVDISPESINPGDEVTVGLNIENKGSIDAKDIKFTLDGLSNEGFVMATGSNIKYQPKLSGSGVGYIKFDLKASKKIPRGGHGLDLKISYKDSQNKEYEDSQKFFINIDEKSGKNSNILIENISYPEGTVRPGTNFTIGFDVKNVGEIDANNVKVVVESPDPAVIPKTATTKKINKLALGESANLTYVLSPTDEATSKNYPINITIEYTDELSTGEDKYIVTQYLGVYVEKKGEGNAKGKPKLIIDKYSFEPTLAKAGENFTMNLSFFNTNSKKAVKNIKISLVVDEKTEQSGNVFTPVGSSNTFFIDSIPPKGRVAKSITMFTVPDAKPKSYTITANFEYENADGEEFTATELIGVPVVQQSKLDVGEISIPPEVFIGEPTPMFVEFYNTGKVTLYNTMVRIEGNFQTENGNYFVGNFESGSSENFEGTIIPNDMGELKGKIIFSYDDTSGEHVEIVKDFSMNVIEAPPMEDSLEEMPPEKTSLFKKKGFWITVIIALSVGGFFFYKKRKKKKEGMALDE
- a CDS encoding ABC transporter ATP-binding protein, producing the protein MGGLIVLNNVRKVYKMGDEKIVALDNISLSIDEKECICLLGTSGSGKSTLLNMVAGLEKPTKGEIIIDKNHIEKMNEKQLAKFRQMYIGFIFQSYNLISTLSAMENVSLPLTFRGIPRQVRDKRAKKMLENVGLGSRLNHKPSEMSGGQQQRVSIARAFVGNPKIVFADEPTGNLDTKTTFEVMDLMTSMAKEHNQTLIIVTHDTEISDYANRVVYIRDGNIEKITENIIKGESQV
- a CDS encoding 3-aminobutyryl-CoA ammonia lyase; protein product: MEKAMIRVRMSAGDAHYGGNLVDGAKMLQLFGDVATELLIQHDGDEGLFVGYEDVQFTAPVFAGDYIEAVGEITKVGNSSRKMVFEARKVIAPRPDINDSACDILEEPVVVCKAVGTCVVPKDKQRK
- a CDS encoding 3-keto-5-aminohexanoate cleavage enzyme is translated as MEKLIITAAICGAEVTKENNPAVPYTVEEIGREAEAAYKAGASIIHLHVREDDGTPTQDRERFRACIEEIRKRCPDVIIQPSTGGAVGMTDEERLQPVELLPEMATLDCGTLNFGGDEIFVNTETTIKNFAKVMNEKGVKPEIEVFDKGMVDLAVRYHKQGHILAPMHFDFVLGVQMNATVRDLSYMVESIPEGSTWTVAGVGRHELPMAVAAIIMGGHARVGFEDNVYLEKGVLAKSNAELVEKVAKISRELGREVATPAEAREILSLKPLK
- a CDS encoding class II fructose-1,6-bisphosphate aldolase, yielding MLVTGNEILQEAHKNGYAVGAFNINNMEIIQAIIAAAEETKSPVILQASQGGIKYAGIEYIAALGKVAAENASVPVALHLDHGTDFEEVIKCIRHGFSSVMVDASKFPLEENIAKTKLIVDIAHSVGVSVEAELGKIGGTEDHIVVTEREATFTDPDEAVRFVEETGVDSLAIAVGTAHGVYKGEPKLDFDRIKTIKEKLNIPLVLHGSSGVPEESIKNAVYLGINKVNIDTDIRAAFAQGVKDFLKENPDNIDPRKILGPARLRMQEIIMDKMHIFGSAGRA
- the fsa gene encoding fructose-6-phosphate aldolase produces the protein MKLFIDTANVEEIKEINEWGVICGVTTNPSLIAKEGRDFEEVIKEITDIVDGPISAEVISLESEGMIKEARELAKIHKNIVIKIPMTSEGLKAVSVLSKENIKTNVTLVFSPSQALLAARAGASFVSPFVGRMDDIGNEGMAIIKDIVEIYKNYDMKTEIIAASIRHPMHVLEAAKAGAHIATVPYKIFNQMVSHPMTDAGIDKFLKDWEGLVQK
- the glpX gene encoding class II fructose-bisphosphatase encodes the protein MDRNLALNLVRVTEAAALESARFLGRGDKNAADQAAVDGMRKMFDTLNIDGTVVIGEGEMDEAPMLYIGERIGKAVEGCPELDIAVDPLDGTNSVAKGLSNSISVVAVGPKGCLLHAPDMYMMKIAVGPKAKGKIDINASVEENLMNVAKALNKDISDITVTILDRPRHKELIESVRKVGARIKLFGDGDVAAAIATCFEHSGVDVLMGIGGAPEGVLAAAALKCMEGELQGKLTPMDDEQRERCKDMGVDVEKVLTLEDLVKGDEILFAATGISDGELLKGVGFYENNMAKTYSVVMRAETGTIRFVEALHKLDKKPEYAK
- the rho gene encoding transcription termination factor Rho, with product MVSQNDLEGKKITQLREIANKLGIKSPYKYKKNELIDLILQNNALKQQEAEREADYGYEEREVDIKDINMDVLPDKVSEEIEQMDNINLAAGILEIHTDGYGFLRRENYLSGDEDIYVSPSQIRRFRLKTGDKITGITRPPKQGEKYKALLYVKQVNGEHPETSVRRPDFDSLTPIYPNKRIKLEVNSSDLSMRMIDLIAPIGKGQRGMIVSPPKAGKTTLLKMIANAIAMNHPEMEIIVLLIDERPEEVTDMQRNVKGDVVYSTFDEQPKHHTKVAEIVLERAKRLVEHGKDVVILLDSITRLARAYNLTIPPTGRTLSGGLDPGALHRPKRFFGAARNLEEGGSLTILATALVDTGSRMDDVIFEEFKGTGNMEIHLDRKLSEKRIFPAIDINKSGTRREELILTQKELETIWTIRKAMGNAPTQDVLELLIDDLIQTKNNDTFIDVMKKKIYV
- the rpmE gene encoding 50S ribosomal protein L31, with the translated sequence MKKGIHPEYHEATVYCACGNTFKTGSTKEELKVEVCSECHPFFTGRQKFAEKGGRVEKFKKKYGLK
- a CDS encoding DUF1385 domain-containing protein, with the translated sequence MKIKDVNRVPKHMTTIGGQALIEGVMMKGPKDIAIAVRKPNKEIEVKKEALDTPSTKHKFLRLPFIRGVVGLVEAMVIGTKSLMYSAEFIEEEYEKSKFEEYVENKYKDKKKAENLEMFFTLLLSLLVVVVVFMMIPTFLTNLFKKVVDSPILLNLIEGLIRIIIFLIYVTAISKMEDVARVFEYHGAEHKTIHCYEAEEELTVENVKKYPILHPRCGTSFLFMVMIVSILVLSFFGWPSPLKRFLVRILMLPVIAGISYEINRLIGRSNSKLAYMLSYPGLGLQKLATTREPDAEQIEVAIAALKGVLVDDKEADIWK